The Brassica rapa cultivar Chiifu-401-42 chromosome A10, CAAS_Brap_v3.01, whole genome shotgun sequence genome segment TGCTAAGCGAAACAACTCCAGCAACAGAGGACATGAACACAATGCTACCACATCCTGAAGCCTTAAGGAGAGGATGTGAAAGCTGGCTCAAATGAAAAGCAGATTCTAAGTTGGTCGAAATATGAAACGAGAAATCATCTGCTGTATGCTCCACTGTTGGCTTTGACCGAATGGCTCCCACATTGTTTATCTAACAACCAAGATTATATATAAGCCTTATAAGATAAATCATTATGGTTTTGCGATACTATATACATAGACGATTCAATCTTACAAGGATATCAAGCTTCCCGCCAAACATAGAGGAAACCGTCTCCATAAGCTTCTCTCTGTCTGTTCTAGAAGTGACGTCACAAACTGAACCAGTGACATGAAACCCTTTCTTTTGCCAATGGCTTATACACTCGTTAAGCTGAGATTCATCTCTGCCACAAGTATGGATTATGGCTCCAAATCTTGCAAGTTCCTCTACCACAGCATGCCTAGAGATAAATTGATTATATTATAGTCCATAGTGATtttaataaacatgaaaagaTTTGGAgctgtttgaccaaaaaaaaaagatttggagCTGAGGTGAAATTATATACGAACCCAATGCCTTTGGTTCCACCGGTTACAAGTGCCGTCTTGGCTCGAAGGCTCCATCGTTGGAGTTGCTCTGCTCCAGCCATTGCTCTCCTACCTCTAAAGACCTCAGATTGTAGTGAATGTTGTCAAGAGAATACGTGGAGCTAATAATACTTCATCGATCATGAATTATTGGAGATAAAAGGGTACGATGATGGGCTTGGTCCATAATGAATATCTTAGATATAGAGGATCCAAATCGTccacgacaaaaaaaaaatggttccgTACCAACGAATCAATGGCCAACATCTTTACAACCACTAAAGTCTAAAAGGGGATAACAAATAAAAGGCTGATGTCGAACTTGAGATATTTCCTCTCACACACACAGGGGCCAAGGGAGGGCAACAACAAAGGGGGTAACGTGCATCCATagtattatcaaaattttaaaatttagtatgTAAATTCATAAAGACTCATCTATGTGCACCCATTGATGTCTCATGTTTGATCTTAATttgtcattttatttatatttttgaagttatgCACCTACTACAATAGTTTCCTAAGATTCGCCcatgcacacacacacacagtcGTTGAATCTTTATAAATTTACTGCTTTTTGCACATTGGAAAATTACCATTGCCAGAAGCTGGATCTTGCTTATAATATATCTAagctatttttttattacagcATCTGAAACATCAAGGCCATCCTACACGCTAAGATCATTGTGAATGATTTACAAGCGCGAACTTGGTTTGAAACATATTTACAAGAGCCATTTGGTTGCTATGGTCAGCCTCAGCTGAATGTTGCCAGCCTTCCTTGTGGTCCATTGACGGTTGAGAACCATTCTTTTCAGTAAAATCATCCCCTTGTCTAGGGAGAGAAGAAGAGTGC includes the following:
- the LOC103843945 gene encoding tropinone reductase homolog At1g07440; amino-acid sequence: MAGAEQLQRWSLRAKTALVTGGTKGIGHAVVEELARFGAIIHTCGRDESQLNECISHWQKKGFHVTGSVCDVTSRTDREKLMETVSSMFGGKLDILINNVGAIRSKPTVEHTADDFSFHISTNLESAFHLSQLSHPLLKASGCGSIVFMSSVAGVVSLSISSIYCATKGAMNQLARNLACEWASDGIRANAVAPAVIATPLAKAVYDDDFKKAVTSRKPLGRFGEPEEVASLVAFLCMPAASYITGQTICVDGGLSVNGFSYQPHD